Proteins from a genomic interval of Medicago truncatula cultivar Jemalong A17 chromosome 3, MtrunA17r5.0-ANR, whole genome shotgun sequence:
- the LOC25490640 gene encoding uncharacterized protein produces MASAYAESSPLISSDHVKAAVTEFARGFNHSYYLPLHLAILKGDWKSTRAFLDNDPSALTAKVTVYGRTALHVAAVGSQWIIVEMLLQRMPTNILTELDFMGCTCLHYVALSGKVDVAKKLVAKNSSVTQVTDFKGFTPLIYSLTSTRHRDMVWYLLTNTTDERPGCPFSGPSASQLVALLTASGFHDITMHLLQRYPGLATISDSNGSIILNVLSKLPSHFPSGNTYVPPTIFFYKHAPVELELLPNDPHSGKIISNLLQHFFAHWKSIRDAKLTHLSAVRLTEFVFSQASAMNDYQFYESFVSADIIFNATSSGIVEILSICFQFFPELVWTHIPNEGYLIQIAIKNRQEKVIRLLSEMPIICKLLVLAIDESNNTTSHLAARVCSNNKSTLGAALQVERDSQWLQEVEKLNHPFHKVVKNKNGKTAREVFIEEHKPMVEEGNNWIRDRSNGCMLVATLIATITFAAAITVPGGNNQEKGIPIFLLHKKFTVFIVSDAIAFYCSMASLMNLLPETKGPINEEGIQTELVIRLKLGLYYLLIALVATTIAFAAALSMLLEKRFKFSIVYISSLACLPLHYATSVLYPNLRRIKLLQSIAAFV; encoded by the exons ATGGCATCAGCATATGCAGAATCAAGTCCACTTATATCTTCCGATCATGTCAAGGCTGCTGTCACCGAGTTCG CTAGAGGATTTAACCACAGTTACTATCTACCCCTTCACTTAGCAATACTGAAAGGCGACTGGAAATCTACAAGAGCTTTCCTTGATAACGATCCAAGTGCATTGACAGCGAAGGTTACGGTATATGGTAGGACTGCACTACATGTTGCAGCTGTAGGATCTCAATGGATCATTGTTGAGATGTTGTTGCAGCGTATGCCTACAAATATTCTAACAGAATTGGATTTTATGGGTTGTACTTGCCTTCACTATGTTGCATTGAGCGGCAAGGTAGATGTTGCAAAAAAATTGGTGGCTAAAAATTCTTCTGTTACACAAGTTActgattttaaaggatttacaCCACTCATCTATAGTCTTACTTCTACAAGACACAGGGACATGGTTTGGTATCTTTTAACGAATACGACAGATGAGAGACCTGGGTGTCCATTTTCTGGTCCTTCTGCTAGTCAACTTGTTGCTTTGCTCACTGCCTCTGGATTTCACg ATATCACCATGCATCTTCTGCAGCGCTACCCTGGTTTGGCAACAATTTCTGATTCAAACGGAAGCATTATACTCAATGTTCTGTCAAAATTACCATCACACTTTCCAAGTGGAAACACGTATGTGCCTCCCACTATATTCTTTTACAAAC ATGCTCCTGTGGAACTTGAATTATTACCTAATGATCCTCATTCTGGAAAGATAATATCGAATTTACTTCAACATTTTTTTG CTCATTGGAAGTCAATTAGAGATGCAAAGTTGACACATCTATCTGCTGTAAGATTGACTGAATTTGTTTTCTCACAAGCTTCAGCCATGAATGACTACCAATTCTACGAATCTTTTGTGAGTGCGGACATTATTTTCAACGCAACATCATCTGGCATAGTTGAAATTTTAAGcatttgttttcagttttttccTGAATTGGTTTGGACTCACATTCCAAATGAAGGGTATCTGATTCAAATTGCCATCAAGAATAGACAAGAAAAAGTAATTAGACTTCTATCCGAGATGCCAATCATTTGCAAGCTTTTAGTGTTAGCAATAGATGAATCAAATAACACTACATCGCACCTGGCAGCAAGGGTTTGTTCTAACAATAAATCAACTTTAGGTGCAGCATTACAAGTTGAAAGAGATTCACAGTGGCTTCAg GAAGTAGAGAAATTGAATCACCCTTTCCATAAAgtagttaaaaacaaaaatggtaaAACAGCCCGAGAAGTGTTCATTGAAGAACATAAACCAATGGTTGAAGAAGGGAATAATTGGATAAGGGATAGATCAAACGGTTGTATGTTAGTGGCAACTCTTATTGCGACAATCACCTTTGCAGCTGCAATAACTGTACCTGGAGGTAACAACCAAGAGAAAGGAATACCAATATTCTTGCTACATAAAAAATTCACTGTGTTTATTGTGTCAGATGCAATAGCCTTCTATTGTTCAATGGCTTCTCTTATGAATCTTTTACCAGAGACAAAAGGACCCATCAACGAAGAAGGTATTCAAACTGAACTTGTTATTAGATTAAAGCTCGGTTTGTATTATTTGCTTATTGCCTTAGTGGCAACAACGATAGCGTTTGCTGCAGCTCTGTCTATGCTTCTAGAGAAGAGATTTAAATTTTCTATAGTTTATATTTCTTCTCTTGCTTGTCTTCCACTTCATTATGCTACAAGTGTTCTATATCCTAATTTGAGGAGAATAAAGCTCTTGCAATCTATCGCAGCATTTGTCTGA